One stretch of Clavelina lepadiformis chromosome 6, kaClaLepa1.1, whole genome shotgun sequence DNA includes these proteins:
- the LOC143462923 gene encoding LOW QUALITY PROTEIN: UTP--glucose-1-phosphate uridylyltransferase-like (The sequence of the model RefSeq protein was modified relative to this genomic sequence to represent the inferred CDS: substituted 1 base at 1 genomic stop codon): MQCQNIRYPRINKESLLPIAQTCDDPLEAWYPPGHGDVYECFAKSDLLKKFLDEGREFMFVSNIDNLGATVDLRILNMLANPADQSKPCEFVMEVTDKTRADVKGGTLIEYEKKLRLLEIAQVPKEYVDEFKSVSKFKIFNTNNLWMKMSAVQRLSDSSELDMEVIVNNKRLSNGTNVIQLETACGAGIXNFNNAIGINVPRSRFLPVKKTSDLLLVMSNLYELTHGSMRMSSHRQFPTTPLVKLGDEHFSKIHKFLGRFANIPDMLELDHLTVSGDVTFGKDVTLKGTVIIIANHGERIDIPSGAFLENKIVTGNLRILDH, encoded by the exons ATGCAATGTCAAAATATAAG ATATCCGCGAATAAACAAGGAATCTCTGCTTCCTATTGCACAAACCTGCGATGACCCGCTGGAGGCCTGGTACCCTCCAGGTCACGGCGATGTGTACGAGTGTTTCGCCAAATCCGATTTACTCAAGAAATTTCTAGACGAAGGCCGGGAGTTCATGTTCGTTTCAAATATCGACAACCTTGGCGCTACAGTTGACCTTC GTATCTTGAATATGTTGGCCAACCCTGCCGACCAATCAAAGCCTTGTGAATTCGTCATGGAAGTAACTGATAAGACGCGAGCCGACGTCAAA GGAGGAACTCTGATTGAGTATGAGAAAAAACTCCGTTTGCTTGAGATCGCTCAAGTGCCCAAGGAATACGTAGATGAGTTCAAGAGCGTCTCCAAGTTCAAGATTTTCAACACCAACAATTTATGGATGAAGATGTCAGCCGTCCAACGTCTTTCTGACTCCAGTGAACTCGACATGGAAGTCATTGTTAATAATAAG AGATTGTCAAACGGCACCAACGTCATTCAGCTAGAGACTGCTTGCGGCGCTggaatataaaattttaataatgcAATTG GCATCAACGTACCGCGTAGTCGCTTCCTCCCAGTGAAGAAGACATCGGACCTCCTCCTTGTGATGAGCAACCTCTACGAGCTCACCCACGGCAGTATGAGGATGAGCAGTCATCGACAATTCCCGACCACTCCGCTGGTCAAGCTTGGAGATGAACATTTCTCCAAG ATTCACAAGTTTTTGGGTCGGTTCGCAAACATCCCTGATATGCTCGAATTAGATCATCTCACGGTCAGTGGTGACGTCACGTTTGGGAAGGATGTCACTCTCAAG GGAACTGTTATTATCATCGCTAATCACGGAGAGAGGATCGATATCCCATCCGGAGCTTTCCTGGAGAACAAGATCGTGACCGGCAACCTCCGCATCCTCGATCATTGA
- the LOC143462179 gene encoding EGF-like repeat and discoidin I-like domain-containing protein 3 produces MISPRILWILLITCSSWKGVMSLDREACVPIRLSPNQQDTLPDMETLRTQRGLPGKAGGIGPVGPQGAQGPRGLPGICAFDQCDHMPCKNGGTCINDGNSYICNCTDGYEGNDCSIRIQCVVPSAPNNGTISRESGQLVPYKENIRYRCNDRHVVAYEVNNFLVATCQQNKQWTKDTPVCVVDDCNPDSCSGRGTCINQIGRTICECDEGYEGSVCSVQNNPCDLSPCGQKGICVWEKGMNYNCRCLAGYHGKNCESIIASDCVRTVGMEDGRVGNNDITASRSLSGHPPHKARLRQIGSWLSPHPPQRDDWLQVDLKTSTTVVAVATQGYSYGSSWTTSYKIAHGFTENDLQIIQNNQGRDLIFQGNRNYNSVVRNNFPAPVTARYLRLLIQTWNGYYTGLRVEYYIS; encoded by the exons atgatttctcCACGTATTTTGTGGATATTGTTGATAACGTGTTCCTCGTGGAAAGGAGTGATGAGCTTGGATAGAGAAGCGTGTGTGCCAATACGATTATCACCGAACCAGCAGGACACGTTACCAGATATGGAAACGTTAAGGACTCAAAGAGGATTACCTGGAAAAGCTGGAGGAATTGGGCCAGTTGGACCCCAGGGAGCTCAAGGACCCAGGGGACTTCCCGGAATTTGTGCTT TCGATCAATGCGACCACATGCCATGTAAAAATGGAGGAACTTGTATTAACGATGGAAACTCGTATATATGCAACTGCACTGACGGATATGAGGGAAATGACTGCTCCATAa GAATCCAGTGCGTGGTGCCGTCGGCGCCCAACAACGGAACGATCTCTCGAGAAAGTGGTCAGCTGGTTCCTTATAAGGAAAACATTAGATACAGATGCAACGATAGACACGTGGTGGCGTATGAAGTGAATAATTTTCTAGTTGCAACTTgtcagcaaaataaacaatggacaaaaGATACTCCAGTGTGCGTGG ttgaTGATTGTAATCCCGACTCATGCTCTGGAAGAGGAACTTGCATAAATCAAATCGGCCGAACGATTTGTGAATGTGATGAAGGATACGAAGGAAGCGTTTGTTCAGTTCAAA ATAATCCGTGTGATCTATCTCCATGCGGTCAAAAAGGAATTTGCGTGTGGGAAAAAGGTATGAACTACAACTGCCGATGTCTCGCTGGATATCATGGAAAAAACTGCGAGTCAATTATCG CAAGTGATTGTGTACGCACTGTTGGTATGGAGGACGGCAGAGTAGGAAATAACGATATTACCGCCTCACGGTcacttagcggtcacccacCGCATAAAGCTCGATTGAGACAAATAGGAAGTTGGCTGTCACCACATCCAC CTCAGCGCGATGATTGGCTTCAAGTGGATTTAAAAACATCTACCACTGTCGTCGCTGTTGCAACTCAAGGTTATTCATATGGTTCATCTTGGACAACAAGTTACAAAATAGCGCATGGCTTCACCGAGAACGATTTGCAGATTATACAAAACAATCAAGGACGAGATTTG ATTTTTCAAGGTAACCGGAACTACAATAGCGTCGTTAGAAACAATTTTCCGGCTCCAGTGACCGCGAGATATCTCCGACTCCTCATACAAACATGGAATGGCTATTACACAGGTCTTCGTGTAGAATACTATATCAGTTAA